Proteins from a genomic interval of Garra rufa chromosome 4, GarRuf1.0, whole genome shotgun sequence:
- the fgfr1op2 gene encoding FGFR1 oncogene partner 2 homolog isoform X2 translates to MTCTLEKVLADAKSLVERLRDHDNAAEILIEQTTLLNKRVEAMKQYQEEIEVLNQVARHRPRSTLVMGIQQENRQIRELQQENKELRTSLEEHQSALELIMTKYREQVFRLLMASKRDDPAIVTQLREQHTNAHIEKINEMATVMRKAIEVDEGRLCEDEERIKRLELENSGLRELLGISREAFLVLKRDDTSDSTSLSPLLTSTDVSLRKS, encoded by the exons ATGACCTGTACACTGGAGAAGGTGCTGGCTGATGCCAAATCACTGGTAGAGCGGCTCCGGGATCATGATAATGCTGCTGAGATCCTGATTGAACAAACCACGCTGTTGAACAAGAGAGTGGAAGCCATGAAACAG TACCAAGAAGAGATTGAGGTGTTGAACCAGGTGGCGAGACACCGGCCGCGCTCCACGTTGGTTATGGGTATCCAACAGGAAAACCGGCAAATAAGGGAACTGCAGCAGGAAAACAAAG AGCTGCGTACATCACTGGAGGAGCATCAGTCTGCGTTGGAGCTCATCATGACCAAATACAGAGAGCAAGTCTTTCGCCTTCTGATGGCTAGCAAGAGAGATGATCCTGCTATTGTCACCCAGCTCAGAGAGCAGCACACTAAT GCGCACATTGAGAAGATAAACGAAATGGCCACGGTGATGAGGAAAGCCATCGAGGTGGATGAAGGGCGACTATGTGAGGATGAGGAGAGAATCAAACGCCTGGAG CTGGAGAACAGCGGTCTGCGAGAGCTGTTGGGAATCAGCCGTGAGGCATTTCTGGTGCTTAAGCGGGACGACACGTCTGACAGCACGTCTCTCTCGCCGCTGCTTACCAGCACAGACGTCAGTCTGAGGAAGAGCTAA
- the fgfr1op2 gene encoding FGFR1 oncogene partner 2 homolog isoform X1, translated as MTCTLEKVLADAKSLVERLRDHDNAAEILIEQTTLLNKRVEAMKQYQEEIEVLNQVARHRPRSTLVMGIQQENRQIRELQQENKELRTSLEEHQSALELIMTKYREQVFRLLMASKRDDPAIVTQLREQHTNEMQAHIEKINEMATVMRKAIEVDEGRLCEDEERIKRLELENSGLRELLGISREAFLVLKRDDTSDSTSLSPLLTSTDVSLRKS; from the exons ATGACCTGTACACTGGAGAAGGTGCTGGCTGATGCCAAATCACTGGTAGAGCGGCTCCGGGATCATGATAATGCTGCTGAGATCCTGATTGAACAAACCACGCTGTTGAACAAGAGAGTGGAAGCCATGAAACAG TACCAAGAAGAGATTGAGGTGTTGAACCAGGTGGCGAGACACCGGCCGCGCTCCACGTTGGTTATGGGTATCCAACAGGAAAACCGGCAAATAAGGGAACTGCAGCAGGAAAACAAAG AGCTGCGTACATCACTGGAGGAGCATCAGTCTGCGTTGGAGCTCATCATGACCAAATACAGAGAGCAAGTCTTTCGCCTTCTGATGGCTAGCAAGAGAGATGATCCTGCTATTGTCACCCAGCTCAGAGAGCAGCACACTAAT GAAATGCAGGCGCACATTGAGAAGATAAACGAAATGGCCACGGTGATGAGGAAAGCCATCGAGGTGGATGAAGGGCGACTATGTGAGGATGAGGAGAGAATCAAACGCCTGGAG CTGGAGAACAGCGGTCTGCGAGAGCTGTTGGGAATCAGCCGTGAGGCATTTCTGGTGCTTAAGCGGGACGACACGTCTGACAGCACGTCTCTCTCGCCGCTGCTTACCAGCACAGACGTCAGTCTGAGGAAGAGCTAA